A window of the Thunnus albacares chromosome 15, fThuAlb1.1, whole genome shotgun sequence genome harbors these coding sequences:
- the tmem39b gene encoding transmembrane protein 39B: MAGGRRGANRTTYCRPPLSNEQGSVSNGNHSTSSPVTGVRSRTRNGSGTCMSSPPLAAQTVVPLKHCKIPELSVDRNVLFELHLFFCHLIALFVHYVNIYKTVWWYPPSHPPSHTSLNFHLIDYNMLVFTIIILARRLIAAIVKEASQSGKLSFPHSIFLVMARFAVLTLTGWSLCRSLIYLFRTYSVLSLLFLCYPFGMYIPFFRLSCDFRRAGPLSPIASIGSKEVGSVSRGRDYLTVLKETWKQHTSQLYGVQAMPTHACCLSPDLIRKEVEYLKMDFNWRMKEVLVSSMLSAYYVAFVPVWFVKSTQYVDKRWSCELFILVSVSTSVILMRHLLPPRYCDLLHKAAAHLGCWQKVDPSLCSNVLQHIWTEEYMWPQGVLVKHNKNVYKAMGHYNVAVPSDVSHYRFYFFFNKPLRILNILIILEGAMIFYQLYSLICSEKWHQTISLALILFSNYYAFFKLLRDRIVLGKAYSYSNSSSDQKVS, encoded by the exons ATGGCTGGTGGAAGGAGAGGGGCGAATCGTACCACGTACTGCAGACCTCCACTAAGCAATGAGCAGGGCTCGGTCAGCAACGGCAACCACTCAACCAGCTCCCCGGTCACTGGGGTGCGATCTCGTACAAG GAATGGTTCAGGGACATGTATGTCCAGCCCCCCGCTGGCTGCACAGACGGTGGTCCCTCTGAAGCACTGTAAGATCCCAGAGCTGTCCGTGGATCGTAACGTGCTGTTCGAGCTCCATCTGTTCTTCTGCCACCTCATTGCCCTCTTTGTACACTATGTCAACATCTACAAGACTGTATGGTGGTACCCCCCGTCACACCCTCCTTCACACACATCACTG AACTTCCACCTGATTGATTATAACATGTTAGTGTTCACAATCATCATACTGGCAAGAAGGTTAATTGCAGCAATTGTTAAAGAG GCATCACAGAGTGGGAAACTGTCCTTCCCTCATTCGATCTTTTTAGTGATGGCGCGGTTTGCTGTGCTAACACTGACAGGCTGGAGCCTGTGCCGCTCCCTCATTTACCTTTTCAGAACATATTCTGTCCTCAGCCTGCTTTTCCTCTGCTACCC GTTTGGGATGTATATTCCGTTCTTTCGGCTGAGCTGTGACTTCCGGCGAGCAGGTCCGCTCTCCCCCATTGCCAGCATCGGCTCCAAGGAGGTGGGTAGCGTCAGCCGGGGAAGGGACTACCTGACCGTACTGAAGGAGACATGGAAGCAGCACACCAGCCAGCTGTATGGCGTTCAGGCTATGCCAACGCACGCCTGCTGCCTCTCTCCAGACCTCATCCGCAAAGAGGTGGAGTATCTGAAGATGGACTTCAactggaggatgaaggaggtgCTGGTCAGCTCAATGCTCAGTGCTTACTATGTGGCCTTTGTGCCTGTGTGGTTTGTCAAG AGTACACAGTATGTAGACAAACGCTGGTCCTGTGAGCTGTTCATCCTTGTGTCAGTCAGTACATCAGTCATCCTCATGAGACACTTACTGCCACCTCGCTACTGTGACCTGCTCCACAAAGCTGCGGCTCACCTGGGCTGCTGGCAGAAAGTAGATCCCTCGCTCTGCTCCAACGTTCTTCAGCACAT ATGGACAGAGGAGTACATGTGGCCACAGGGAGTCCTGGTCAAACATAATAAGAATGTCTACAAAGCCATGGGTCACTACAATGTTGCAGTGCCATCAGATGTGTCCCATTATCGCTTCTAT TTCTTCTTCAATAAGCCTTTACGAATATTGAACATACTCATCATCCTGGAAGGTGCCATGATATTCTACCAGCTCTACTCGTTGATATGCTCAGAAAAATGGCATCAGACGATATCGTTGGCTTTGATTCTCTTCAGTAACTACTACGCCTTCTTCAAGCTTCTAAGAGACAGAATAGTCCTAGGAAAGGCATACTCGTACTCAAACAGCTCATCAGACCAGAAAGTCAGTTAG
- the ccdc28b gene encoding coiled-coil domain-containing protein 28B → MEDKRKKRSPKVSLPQPPPPPINPRKLSVLPASKSATFSLGLPQPPSPKNRGKYKRSIGAPGQPREVFTAVVAPPKTTRPHKEKPRAPQPAGPSKVVQSSPLQHSFLTDVSDVREMEGGLLNLLNDFHSGKLQAFGKVCSFEQLEHVREMQEKLARLHFSLDSHVEELSEDQRKCASDHNLEHLLCNLEELSTSIQKLHLAENQDLPKTSGP, encoded by the exons ATGGAAGACAAACGCAAGAAGCGGAGCCCAAAGGTGTCTCTCCCTcagccccctcctccccccatcAACCCCCGCAAGCTCTCCGTCCTGCCTGCCAGCAAAAGTGCCACCTTCTCTCTCGGCCTGCCGCAGCCTCCCTCTCCAAAGAACAGAGGCAAGTACAAAAGGTCCATAGGAGCACCAGGGCAGCCCAGAGAGGTGTTCACAGCCGTTGTAGCTCCACCAAAGACCACCag GCCCCACAAGGAGAAGCCCCGGGCCCCCCAGCCAGCAGGGCCCAGTAAAGTAGTCCAGTCTTCCCCCCTGCAGCACTCCTTTCTCACAGATGTCTCAGAcgtgagagagatggagggagggctCTTAAACCTCCTTAACGACTTCCACTCAGGCAAACTGCAGGCTTTCG GGAAGGTGTGCTCCTTCGAGCAGCTGGAGCATGTGCGTGAGATGCAGGAGAAACTAGCGCGACTGCACTTCAGCCTGGACAGCCATGTGGAGGAGCTTTCAGAGGACCAGAGGAAGTGTGCCTCCGACCACAACCTGGAGCACCTCCTTTGCAAT CTGGAGGAGCTCAGCACATCAAT ACAAAAGCTCCACTTGGCTGAGAACCAGGACCTGCCCAAGACATCTGGTCCCTGA